In the Arthrobacter zhaoxinii genome, one interval contains:
- a CDS encoding DUF4194 domain-containing protein, translating to MSETATELSEAPEEFDPEPEEEHAEHAPRDLLVDGPELFPGDTGILPLKLRQALIRLLRGPYLDANSSDNVYETVVDNQEQLRVRLSELFLTLVIDEDRKVALLRPVEMAEPHTSALQRQREMTREETLLLLRMRLLLDRHTGTGNEATIARQDIIEVLEGYVDPGQRDAKSVEDLADAAIRKLVQDRRLLLPTELDNVWVISNALPLALPYSQIGDIITFMQTLGGDDAGDDTAAAPALDLDGTPDDRTPADEENDGEEPA from the coding sequence ATGAGCGAGACCGCCACAGAACTGTCCGAAGCGCCGGAGGAATTCGACCCGGAGCCGGAAGAAGAGCACGCCGAGCACGCCCCGCGCGATCTCTTGGTCGACGGCCCGGAACTGTTCCCCGGCGACACCGGCATCCTGCCGCTGAAGCTGCGGCAGGCCCTCATCCGGTTGCTGCGCGGCCCGTACCTGGACGCAAACTCCTCGGACAACGTGTACGAGACCGTGGTGGACAACCAGGAGCAGCTGCGCGTCCGGCTGAGCGAACTGTTCCTCACCCTGGTCATTGACGAAGACCGCAAGGTCGCCCTGCTGCGCCCGGTGGAAATGGCCGAACCGCACACCTCCGCGCTGCAGCGCCAGCGCGAAATGACCCGCGAGGAAACCCTGCTGCTGCTGCGCATGCGGCTGCTCCTGGACCGCCACACCGGCACCGGAAACGAGGCCACCATCGCCCGGCAGGACATCATCGAGGTGCTCGAAGGCTACGTGGACCCGGGCCAGCGCGACGCGAAGTCCGTGGAGGACCTGGCCGACGCCGCCATCCGCAAGCTCGTGCAGGACCGCCGCCTGCTGCTCCCCACCGAGCTGGACAACGTCTGGGTCATTTCCAACGCCCTGCCGCTGGCCCTGCCGTACAGCCAGATCGGCGACATCATCACCTTTATGCAGACCCTCGGCGGTGACGACGCGGGGGACGACACAGCTGCCGCGCCCGCCCTGGACCTGGACGGCACTCCCGACGACAGAACCCCCGCTGACGAAGAGAACGACGGCGAGGAGCCGGCATGA